Proteins from one Doryrhamphus excisus isolate RoL2022-K1 chromosome 19, RoL_Dexc_1.0, whole genome shotgun sequence genomic window:
- the trib2 gene encoding tribbles homolog 2 has product MKTKEPSEDFKLALPVDALQVGLQPFCFLFHSTALFIGNTTAASELKQASRRGRTDRRRSGVAVTPHSPMNIQRSHPINISRHGRSRHKSHDFEDLSCLRTASESHHSFSPNLGSPSPPETPDSSHCISRIGDYLLLEPLEGDHVFRAVHLHSGEELVCKVFDIGSYQESLAAYFALGRHQHINQILEVLLGETRAYVFFERSHGDMHSFVRTCKKLREDEAARLFYQIASAVAHCHDNGLVLRDLKLRKFVFKNESRSVVKLESLEDTYILDGRDDSLSDKHGCPAYVSPEILNAGGSYSGKAADVWSLGVMLYTILVGRYPFHDVEPGSLFSKIRRGHFNVPDTLTPKAKCLIRSILRREPTERLTSREILEHPWFAAAAAGAPGATHGRGEQEQLVPEVSMEEVEMFS; this is encoded by the exons ATGAAAACAAAGGAACCAAGTGAAGACTTCAAGCTAGCTTTGCCTGTCGATGCCCTGCAAGTCGGACTGCAgcctttttgctttttatttcattctaCTGCATTATTTATTGGGAATACGACAGCGGCGTCTGAGCTGAAGCAAGCAAGTCGAAGAGGGAGGACGGACCGTCGCCGATCGGGTGTAGCTGTGACGCCGCATTCCCCCATGAACATACAGAGGTCACATCCTATTAACATTTCACGTCATGGGAGATCGCGGCACAAATCGCACGACTTTGAAGACTTGTCTTGCTTGAGGACAGCGAGCGAGTCCCACCACAGCTTCAGCCCCAACCTCGGTTCTCCCAGCCCGCCGGAGACCCCGGACTCGTCGCACTGCATCTCCCGCATCGGGGACTACCTCCTGCTGGAGCCCCTGGAGGGGGACCACGTCTTCAGAGCCGTACACCTGCACAGCGGGGAGGAGCTCGTATGCAAG GTGTTTGACATCGGCAGCTACCAAGAGTCACTGGCGGCCTACTTCGCCCTGGGCCGCCACCAGCACATCAACCAGATCCTGGAGGTCCTGCTGGGCGAGACGCGGGCCTACGTGTTCTTTGAGCGGAGCCATGGCGACATGCACTCCTTCGTGCGCACCTGCAAGAAGCTTCGGGAGGACGAGGCCGCCCGGCTCTTCTACCAGATAGCCTCGGCCGTGGCGCACTGTCACGACAACGGACTCGTCCTCCGCGACCTCAAGCTGAGGAAGTTTGTCTTCAAGAATGAAAGCAG AAGCGTGGTGAAGCTGGAGAGCCTGGAGGACACGTACATCCTGGACGGGCGCGACGACTCGCTGTCGGACAAACACGGCTGCCCGGCCTACGTCAGCCCCGAGATCCTCAACGCCGGCGGCAGCTACTCGGGCAAGGCGGCCGACGTGTGGAGCCTGGGCGTCATGCTCTACACCATCCTGGTGGGGCGCTACCCCTTCCACGACGTGGAGCCGGGCTCCCTCTTCAGCAAGATCCGCCGGGGCCACTTCAACGTCCCTGACACGCTCACCCCCAAGGCTAAGTGCCTGATCCGCTCCATTCTCCGTCGGGAACCAACTGAGCGCCTCACCTCCCGTGAGATTCTGGAGCACCCCTGGtttgctgccgccgccgccggagCCCCGGGGGCTACGCACGGCCGAGGGGAGCAGGAGCAGCTGGTCCCTGAGGTGAGCATGGAGGAGGTGGAGATGTTCAGCTGA